In Xiphias gladius isolate SHS-SW01 ecotype Sanya breed wild chromosome 5, ASM1685928v1, whole genome shotgun sequence, the following are encoded in one genomic region:
- the itgb1a gene encoding integrin beta-1a isoform X4: MMDLKLLLISTLLGVFCYGNAQKEGNECINANAKFCGECIQAGAKCGWCKDPNFLKQGETVSTRCDELQSLMKRGCDEAMIENPHGEQMILKNKDVTNRRKGAEKLKPEDITQIQPQKLTVTLRSGEPQSFDLKFKRAEDYPIDLYYLMDLSYSMKDDLENVKNLGTSLMLEMSKITSDFRIGFGSFVEKTVMPYISTTPAKLLNPCTGDQNCTSPFSYKNVLKLTSDGKKFNTLVGQQHISGNLDSPEGGFDAIMQVAVCGEQIGWRNVTRLLVFSTDAGFHFAGDGKLGGIVLPNDGKCHLENNVYTMSHYYDYPSIAHLVQKLSDNNIQTIFAVTEEFQPVYQELKNLIPKSAVGTLSANSSNVINLIIDAYNSLSSEVILENSKLPEGVTIAYTSYCKNGVVSEGENGRKCSNISIGDEVMFSISVTSNGCPKQGKPETIKIKPLGFTEEVEITLRFICECKCSKEGIKNSELCHFGNGTYECGACKCNEGRVGRQCECSSNDVATEDMDRTCRKDNGTDICSNNGDCVCGTCECKKRDNPDERYSGQYCECDNFNCDRSGNKLCGGHGRCECRVCVCDPMWTGSACDCSLDNSTCMASNKQICNGRGKCECGTCKCTDPKFQGPTCETCPTCPGVCTEHKECVQCRAFGTGEKKDTCERDCSNFSLIKVKDREKLPQPNDASYPVMHCKERDANDCWFYYTYAVNNNTEREVHVVDTLDCPAGPDIIPIVAGVVAGIVLIGLALLLIWKLLMIIHDRREFAKFEKEKMNAKWDTQDNPIYKSPINQFQNPNYGRKAAVL, translated from the exons atggACCTGAAGCTGCTCTTGATATCCACATTGTTGGGAGTCTTTTGTTACGGCAACGCTCAGAAAG AGGGGAACGAGTGCATCAATGCCAATGCCAAATTCTGCGGGGAGTGCATCCAGGCTGGAGCCAAATGTGGCTGGTGTAAAGACCCA aACTTCCTGAAACAGGGTGAAACCGTGTCGACCCGCTGTGACGAGCTGCAGTCTCTGATGAAAAGGGGCTGCGATGAGGCAATGATTGAGAACCCACACGGGGAACAGATGATCCTGAAGAACAAAGACGTAACAAATCGCAGAAAGGGAGCAGAGAAACTGAAGCCAGAGGACATCACTCAGATCCAGCCGCAGAAACTCACGGTCACCCTCCGATCCG GTGAGCCCCAGTCTTTTGACTTGAAGTTCAAACGAGCGGAAGATTATCCCATCGATTTGTACTACTTGATGGACCTGTCCTACTCCATGAAGGACGATCTGGAGAACGTCAAGAACCTGGGAACCAGTCTGATGCTGGAGATGTCAAAGATCACCTCTGACTTCAGGATAG GTTTTGGTTCCTTTGTGGAGAAGACAGTCATGCCGTACATCAGTACCACCCCGGCCAAGCTGCTGAACCCATGCACAGGCGATCAGAACTGCACCAGCCCCTTCAGCTACAAGAACGTGCTGAAGCTGACCAGCGACGGCAAGAAGTTCAACACCTTGGTAGGCCAGCAGCACATCTCTGGAAACCTGGACTCTCCTGAGGGGGGCTTTGATGCCATCATGCAAGTGGCTGTGTGCGGG GAGCAGATTGGTTGGAGGAATGTGACTCGTCTGCTGGTCTTCTCCACTGATGCTGGCTTCCACTTTGCTGGAGATGGCAAACTGGGCGGCATTGTGCTGCCTAATGATGGAAAATGTCACTTGGAGAACAATGTTTACACGATGAGCCACTATTAT GACTATCCCTCCATCGCTCACCTTGTTCAGAAGCTGAGCGACAACAACATTCAGACCATCTTTGCAGTCACAGAGGAGTTCCAGCCTGTTTACCAA gAACTGAAGAATCTGATACCAAAGTCTGCTGTGGGCACTCTGTCTGCCAACTCAAGCAATGTAATCAACCTTATTATAGACGCTTACAAT TCTCTCTCATCTGAGGTTATTCTGGAGAACAGCAAGCTTCCAGAGGGAGTGACCATAGCTTACACATCCTACTGTAAGAACGGAGTGGTTAGTGAGGGCGAAAACGGACGGAAGTGCTCCAATATCTCCATCGGAGATGAG GTCATGTTCAGCATCAGTGTGACATCTAACGGCTGTCCAAAACAAGGCAAGCCTGAGACCATTAAGATAAAGCCCCTGGGATTCACGGAGGAAGTGGAGATTACCCTCCGCTTCATCTGTGAATGTAAATGCAGCAAGGAGGGTATCAAGAACAGTGAACTCTGCCACTTCGGTAATGGGACTTATGAGTGTGGAGCCTGCAA GTGTAACGAAGGACGTGTGGGCAGACAGTGTGAATGCAGCAGCAACGACGTGGCCACAGAAGACATGGACCGGACCTGCCGTAAAGACAACGGCACTGACATCTGCAGCAACAACGGAGACTGTGTGTGCGGCACATGTGAGTGCAAGAAGAGAGACAACCCTGATGAGAGGTACAGCGGCCAGTACTGCGAGTGTGACAACTTCAACTGTGACCGCTCCGGAAACAAACTGTGCGGAG gGCATGGACGCTGTGAGTGCCGAGTGTGCGTCTGTGACCCCATGTGGACCGGGAGCGCCTGTGATTGTTCTCTGGACAACAGCACGTGCATGGCTAGCAACAAGCAGATCTGTAACGGCAGGGGGAAATGTGAGTGCGGCACCTGTAAGTGCACCGACCCCAAATTCCAGGGTCCCACTTGCGAAACCTGCCCTACCTGTCCAGGAGTCTGTACCGAACACAA AGAGTGTGTCCAGTGCCGGGCGTTTGGCACGGGTGAGAAGAAGGACACGTGCGAGCGAGACTGCAGCAACTTCAGCCTGATTAAAGTGAAGGACAGGGAGAAGCTGCCCCAGCCCAACGACGCCTCTTACCCTGTGATGCACTGCAAGGAGAGGGACGCCAACGACTGCTGGTTCTACTACACTTACGCTGTCAATAACAACACGGAGAGGGAGGTCCATGTGGTCGACACGCTCG ACTGCCCCGCCGGTCCCGACATCATCCCAATCGTAGCAGGTGTGGTGGCTGGCATTGTCCTGATTGGCTTAGCCCTGCTGCTTATCTGGAAGCTGCTGATGATCATTCATGACAGGAGGGAGTTCGCCAAGTTTGAGAAGGAGAAGATGAATGCCAAATGGGATACG CAAGACAACCCCATATACAAGAGTCCTATCAATCAGTTCCAGAACCCAAACTATGGACGTAAAGCTGCTGTCCTTTaa